A genomic region of Pithys albifrons albifrons isolate INPA30051 chromosome 20, PitAlb_v1, whole genome shotgun sequence contains the following coding sequences:
- the CCDC187 gene encoding coiled-coil domain-containing protein 187 isoform X4: MNNSFAPGELDPLADVALAWKSVQEAKAVLQRIENKFYHQTWSGAKSQAARRKLWHEKSFDGERNKDETALSEKKSTEIPPGCRKGSPAALTPSWTQICWTESPAGTSGSSRMIPLSLREASRSAPSSPARDWAVGGKGTAGTWTPAKNLDRPRRDNFWDQADPRGHTVQKEKPACSLHHPPHSPAGSRSFLAVPGGNWTNTPMPMALLPPTCHLPPASKASDQKLEELWTKSPQNKLEQLKKRIQEQKRKQQAAPREQKHLISAQEPMANRALKRKVCRVGSAPPAPAYRDQRGRSSAQRTQTQSQRLPPPKSSVLERPGAGKEPGRGFETIPVMENSWRDKGRDPVGKSPEFQSWRAVGRGSNATTEDTNQALSTFHFQSHDGNRPTRLPKDTAKGKGSPGIVLQQFLGLHSPPPGLWGITPSAFCGERAQPSLMPEGAKPSTPGSCSRGKSASPQRLKGLSSPAQRASEKENLKHPSKRRVNLKNPHPYSPEIVREFMNRKKEERKRKLLKEKKSLVEAAEMRKKRLQEVYRKQKEAIGKKSCPDQMYKLIGKAAPAKGNPQCDLEHEQSSGGILGRSSMAWLDGTPCPLLHRDHTGRNQLPESAQSPKKGEALAPPEPLGCECCFLSEDLRECCPPALPSPPLRFSPPQDNAKPFSKDLISELSPYRSKQDRVKAIHSLSKELEEKIDMTTKRLSAESWVKDSADKTSTQTTLDLHNDSSSVPEPETSRDKLDRKMTAQMLLDVADPDVLCVSPSREFPGLDRVRLVGSTEGATALDRQQEMPTPLPGGSSERKEFPWIIHSTAQRHLSTGGDLSNTLQGFPVSKGSEVDINPWHGKPIASPASPAHRFLSGSPQRGLTAQGDHYPCRTILEVQNQEEKTNQSPEESLKIPDSLSFQPSAALSTRAETDGSEQALGGGDCSCTELKEKHRSHLDTLRQTSLLLAHKLQVHQLQQKQQLRVLREKAKQEVQESQRILRDLLQHSPEESRSSRGSDPSVPGLCHTGQTWRGHQLGGDQAAGSNLEIFSLRQPALKIERIHSPVDPKIVGERKPLGGKDLYCSVLQEASLPADPGEPLPNHQALDLLSPLVNLPCGEDSVESSGRASWDSQGSTVIPISGGSGVSCGLSLALAGQCLRAEELRARHQQTLLELRKEALRDKARAELAWLGHHRRVLENLQDSNGASAMAAKQSKILLELKKEQAEIQHLQNIYRAAHQERKLLLKQQREILMLQLSTAQLQKKLHNLPGKQEVVKSQSLDVPLTRCPATEEAIKLKKMRLVSDPKSCSSSAESAAPPERPELAGSKDSCVQLKQKQEEKHQGFSTENKETQAQKQAEESPGLEQPLGLQGPGRCGMVAKRVCGATGGTTGSAFVVKDCKNSGLTAQDNVLLPVALANSSGLDEPTSTPIPREGRQCEFLETLLEDKALLSKTVVDPKDNEDINPCGSKFIGKGLWVLSTWCNLCLVQAENTPEGAVKEVEVPVPSEFHQVDHSQCLKHLDHVSHQAPKEELNLRALSEGLAATESSSKANNSSLKCESAKSDSSLPEFQKVSAVQIDTLESSISESESELKHGEDTDVGVPEEFVHDSGDVFPNLSKEVPVAVRDGKETSPTEQHEDDRAESSPCSQKYPGDVLDRGCAEHLLPFIPTDKAKPAHSSQSDSPAVGMDEQKEWVAKRNQSNPTTKRQAVKEGRTELTSSASSRKELFQAENCSSKGEDDATSIRDKGLPPSAEDALSEILSPVDEILSYGSADLPSTNKKDLSFLSEDLPPPPLGAGAVKSDDLPFSRDDFPAPPEQMTGSETSQGMDGDISLKMDALPPLPDNIMPEEFPLLNQETIDALSTQGSRLSEQSSLKAISSSKEDLSEHQQGEHETPLQHLELLPVSNPVSSGQAGKSPKFPMQQSKTHSMLPSTGGDSDDPLLPFEIGHRVFVRQTQPGTLMFKGLTHFGSGHWAGVALDKAEGDNAGTYQGVKYFGCAQHCGVFVRPEEVSHLLGENKNSSNYSGEEDSDSCDDESFKGGCKYSEDDEQREGFTEEKAEDPKSAGGSEIKENQSGLHTALLHEKEQKFPHSNQCKCNESLCQKSLMCLGSDKEKPEVTQIKQRILAAVLPMKGKTNNTDEVNTGKNICCLVEDQKRIKLADDIASELGKKLLFDILIAFSETAQHEYKSAFEKDTMNYSKGLRQGNNQKLFLLKENAVPVLSESSAKVSDVLLGDFDALCIHGCHTVAERIVTKFIDDAVKEYKKIKRKHGSKADKILNLSSETSPNTLPFLTKILDAAVFGSSEDFVQPNSDQHVLGRQRQKQYLYKLDQWHSAPWKKTVEVPLVIPHYSSYVKNLSACAVEELWTPENINSNFKTIGVPKCFEWNDLPGNDVEAESKRMYNQVIFDLTRELCAEHQVTANPGMFPWMKRNVGSCCSRCFCTRTDVSDVKVFIQGEIIKIMNLEKNDLEMKRKILNMTKYGNRKRDRVDLILVQELHKEESQWTYYGDDELTVKMRMTEGIFDTLILDTIRVLNKIYLRRASD; encoded by the exons cctccctcccacaTGCCACCTGCCACCAGCCAGCAAGGCCAGTGACCAGAAACTGGAAGAGCTGTGGACAAAATCACCCCAAAATAAGTTGGAGCAACTCAAGAAGAGGATCCAGgagcagaagagaaagcaaCAAGCAGCACCTCGGGAGCAGAAACACCTCATTTCTGCTCAAGAGCCAATGGCAAACAGAGCCCTGAAGAGAAAGGTGTGcagggtgggctctgctcctcctgctccagcttaCAGAG ACCAAAGAGGGAGAAGCTCAGCACAGAGGACCCAAACACAAAGCCAGAGACTGCCTCCACCCAAGTCCTCTGTCCTGGAGAGaccaggggcagggaaag AACCTGGCAGAGGATTTGAGACAATACCAGTGATGGAAAACAGCTGGAGAGACAAGGGAAGGGACCCTGTGGGGAagagccctgaattccagagctggagggctgtgggaaggggcagcaatGCAACAACTGAGGATACAAACCAAGCACTCAGCACCTTCCACTTCCAGTCCCATGATGGGAACAGACCTACCAGACTCCCAAAAGATACTGCAAAAGGAAAGGGATCCCCAGGGATTGTTCTGCAGCAATTCCTAGGGCTCCATTCTCCTCCACCTGGACTTTGGGGCATAACTCCCTCTGCCTTCTGTGGGGAAAGGGCACAACCCTCACTAATGCCAGAGGGAGCCAAGCCCAGCACCCCaggaagctgcagcagagggaaaagtgCATCTCCTCAGAGGCTGAAAGGCTTGAGCAGCCCTGCACAGAGAGCATCTGAGAAAGAAAACCTGAAGCACCCTTCAAAGAGGAGGGTAAACCTGAAAAACCCTCACCCCTACAGCCCTGAAATCGTTCGGGAATTTATGaatagaaaaaaggaagaaaggaagagaaaactcCTCAAAGAGAAAAAGTCTTTGGTGGAGGCTGCAGAGATGAGGAAGAAGAGACTGCAAGAGGTGTACAGGAAACAGAAAGAAGccattgggaagaaatcctgtCCTGACCAGATGTACAAGCTCATTGGGAAAGCAGCTCCTGCAAAAGGAAATCCTCAGTGTGACCTTGAGCAT GAGCAAAGCAGTGGGGGAATCCTGGGGAGGAGTTCCATGGCCTGGCTGGATGGAACACCCTGCCCTCTACTGCACAGAGATCACACAGGCAG gAATCAACTTCCAGAATCTGCTCAATCCCCTAAAAAAGGAGAGGCATTGGCTCCTCCAGAACCCCTGGGATGTGAATGCTGCTTTCTCAGTGAGGATTTGAGGGAGTGctgtcccccagctctgccttcaccTCCTCTGAGATTTTCCCCTCCTCAGGACAATGCAAAACCTTTCTCCAAGGACTTGATTTCTGAACTTTCTCCTTACAGAAGCAAACAGGATCGAGTGAAAGCCATTCATAGTCTGTCCAAGGAACTAGAAGAAAAGATTGACATGACAACTAAGAGGCTGAGTGCAGAAAGCTGGGTTAAAGACTCTGCTGACAAAACATCAACACAGACAACTTTGGATCTTCACAATGACTCCTCTTCTGTCCCAGAACCTGAGACTTCCAGAGATAAGCTAGACAGGAAAATGACTGCACAAATGCTTCTGGATGTTGCTGATCCTGATGTGCTATGTGTGTCACCCAGCAGGGAATTTCCTGGACTGGACAGGGTTAGACTTGTGGGTAGCACTGAGGGAGCAACAGCCCTGGACAGGCAGCAGGAAATGCCCACTCCTTTGCCTGGTGGGAGTTCTGAGAGGAAAGAATTCCCCTGGATCattcacagcacagcacagaggcacCTCAGCACTGGGGGAGACCTGAGCAACACATTGCAAG GTTTCCCTGTGAGTAAAGGCTCCGAGGTGGACATAAACCCCTGGCATGGAAAGCCAATAGCCAGCCCAGCCTCTCCAGCTCACAGATTCCTCTCTGGAAG CCCGCAGAGAGGACTCACAGCCCAGGGGGATCACTATCCATGTAGGACGATTTTGGAGGTTCAGAACCAAGAGGAAAAGACCAACCAGTCTCCTGAAGAGAGCCTGAAGATCCCTGACAGCCTGAGCTTCCagccctctgctgctctgagcacccGAGCTGAGACTGATGGCTCTGAGCAGGCCTTGG GTGGGGGAGACTGTAGCTGCACAGAGCTGAAAGAGAAGCACAGGAGCCACCTGGACACTCTGAGGCAAACCTCCCTACTGCTGGCTCACAAACTGCAG GTCCATCAGCtccagcagaaacagcagcttaGAGTGCTGagggagaaagcaaagcaagaggTTCAGGAAAGCCAGAGGATTTTGAGggacctgctgcagcacagcccagag gagagcaggagctccAGAGGCAGCGATCCTTCTGTGCCAGGGTTGTGCCACACAGGGCAGACATGGAGAGGACACCAGCTGGGAGGTGACCAAGCTGCTGGCAG TAATCTGGAGATTTTTTCACTGAGACAACCTGCATTGAAGATAGAAAGAATTCACAGTCCAGTGGATCCCAAAATAGTGGGAGAAAGGAAACCTCTAGGAGGAAAAGATCTGTATTGCTCAGTGCTTCAAGAAG CATCCCTGCCAGCAGATCCTGGGGAGCCACTGCCCAACCACCAAGCCTTGGACCTGTTGTCACCTCTGGTGAACCTGCCCTGTGGGGAGGACTCTGTCGAGAGCAGTGGCAGAGCCAGCTGGGACAGCCAG ggcagcacagtCATTCCCATCTCCGGAGGCTCCGGCGTGTCCTGCGGTCTCAGCCTGGCGCTGGCGGGGCAGTGTCtgagggcagaggagctgcGGGCTCGGCACcagcaaaccctcctggagctccgCAAAGAGGCACTGAGGGACaaggccagggcagagctggcctgGCTGGGCCACCACAGACG TGTTCTGGAAAACCTGCAGGACAGTAATGGAGCCTCTGCCAtggcagcaaagcagagcaaaatCCTCCTGGAGCTGAAAAAGGAGCAG GCAGAGATCCAGCACCTGCAAAACATCTACAGGGCAGCCCATCAAGAAAGGAAGCTCTTATTaaagcagcaaagagaaatCCTAATGCTGCAGCTTtcaacagcacagctccagaagAAGCTGCACAATCTGCCTGGGAAGCAAGAGGTGGTGAAGTCACAGTCTCTGGATGTCCCG cTTACAAGGTGCCCAGCAACTGAAGAAGCAataaagctgaagaaaatgaggCTTGTTTCTGACCCAAAGTCCTGCTCCTCTTCAGCAGAGTCTGCAGCCCCCCCAGAAAGgcctgagctggcagggagTAAAGACAGTTGTGTCCAACTCAAGCAAAAACAGGAGGAGAAACATCAGGG CTTTTCTACTGAGAACAAGGAAACTCAAGCCCAGAAACAGGCAGAGGAGTCCCCGGGTTTGGAGCAGCCCCTTGGCCTGCAAGGTCCTGGCAGGTGTGGAATGGTGGCCAAGAGAGTGTGTGGTGCTACTGGTGGAACCACAGGCTCAGCCTTTGTGGTTAAAGACTGCAAAAACTCAG GACTTACTGCTCAGGATAATGTTTTATTACCTGTGGCACTTGCAAATTCATCTGGATTGGATGAACCTACATCCACACCCATTCCAAGGGAAGGCAGACAGTGTGAATTTCTG GAAACTCTGCTGGAGGACAAGGCACTTCTATCAAAAACAGTGGTAGATCCTAAAGACAATGAAGATATTAATCCATGTGGCAGCAAGTTCATAGGGAAGGGCCTGTGGGTTCTTTCTACCTGGTGTAACCTGTGCCTGGTTCAGGCAGAAAATACTCCTGAAGGAGCAG tTAAAGAAGTGGAAGTGCCTGTCCCTTCTGAGTTCCATCAGGTGGATCACAGTCAGTGTTTGAAGCATTTGGACCATGTTTCTCATCAAGCTCCCAAGGAAGAACTAAATTTGAGAGCACTTTCTGAAGGATTAGCTGCCACTGAATCATCATCCAAGGCAAACAACTCCTCTTTGAAATGTGAAAGTGCCAAATCAGACTCTTCactcccagaatttcagaaagtATCTGCAGTTCAGATTGACACCTTGGAAAGCTCCATTTCAGAGTCAGAGTCAGAGCTGAAACATGGAGAGGACACAGATGTTGGTGTCCCAGAGGAGTTTGTCCATGACAGTGGTGATGTGTTTCCCAATCTTTCCAAAGAGGTGCCCGTAGCAGtaagggatggaaaggaaacaTCACCTACTGAGCAACATGAAGATGACAGGGCTGAGAGTTCACCATGCTCCCAGAAATACCCTGGAGATGTGTTGGATCGTGGCTGCGCTGAGCATTTGCTTCCTTTCATTCCAACAGACAAAGCCAAGCCAGCACATTCCTCCCAGTctgacagccctgctgtgggaatGGATGAGCAAAAAGAATGGGTggcaaaaagaaatcaaagtaaCCCCACAACCAAAAGACAAGCTGTGAAGGAAGGGAGGACAGAACTGACTTCTTCTGCTTCCTCAAGAAAGGAATTGTTTCAAGCTGAGAACTGCTCTTCCAAAGGGGAAGATGATGCAACTTCCATTAGGGATAAAGGTCTCCCTCCAAGTGCTGAGGATGCCTTGTCAGAAATACTGTCTCCTGTGGATGAAATATTGTCCTATGGAAGTGCTGACTTGCCATCCACTAACAAAAAGGATTTGTCATTTCTAAGTGAAgatcttcctcctccccctttaGGTGCAGGTGCAGTGAAAAGTGATGATCTTCCCTTCAGCAGGGATGATTTCCCAGCTCCACCAGAACAAATGACAGGCTCAGAGACTAGTCAGGGTATGGATGGAGATATATCACTGAAAATGGATGCATTGCCCCCATTACCTGATAACATCATGCCTGAAGAATTTCCCCTGCTCAATCAAGAGACAATTGATGCTTTATCAACTCAGGGTAGTCGACTCTCAGAACAATCTTCACTTAAAGCCATTTCCAGCTCCAAGGAGGACTTATCAGAACACCAGCAAGGAGAACATGAGACACCTTTGCAGCATTTGGAGCTCCTGCCTGTGTCAAACCCTGTTTCTTCTGGCCAGGCTGGTAAAAGCCCCAAGTTCCCAATGCAACAGTCCAAAACTCACTCAatgctgcccagcactgggggggACAGTGATGACCCTTTGTTACCATTTGAAATTGGGCACAGAGTGTTCGTGAGGCAGACCCAGCCTGGCACCCTGATGTTCAAAGGACTCACTCACTTTGGTAGTGGCCACTGGGCTGGGGTTGCCCTGGACAAAGCTGAGGGTGACAATGCTGGAACTTACCAAGGGGTGAAGTACTTTGGGTGTGCTCAGCACTGCGGTGTCTTTGTCAGGCCTGAGGAGGTTTCACACCTGTTGGGGGAGAACAAAAACAGTTCCAATTACAGTGGGGAAGAAGACTCTGACTCCTGTGATGATGAATCCTTCAAAGGAGGCTGCAAATACTCTGAAGATGATGAGCAGAGAGAGGGGTTTacagaggagaaagcagaagaCCCAAAAAGTGCAGGAggttcagaaataaaagaaaaccagtcTGGGTTACACACTGCCTTGCTGCATGAAAAAGAGCAAAAGTTTCCACATTCCAACCAGTGTAAGTGTAATGAATCTCTCTGTCAAAAGAGCTTAATGTGCTTGGGATCAGATAAGGAAAAACCAGAAGTgacacaaataaaacaaaggaTACTTGCAGCTGTGCTTCCAATGAAAGGCAAAACCAATAACACAGATGAGGTAAACACGGGCAAAAATATTTGTTGCTTGGTAGAGGATCAGAAAAGAATTAAACTTGCTGATGATATTGCAAGTGAACTCGGTAAAAAACTTCTGTTTGacattttaattgcattttctgaAACAGCTCAACACGAATATAAAAGTGCCTTTGAAAAGGACACGATGAATTACAGCAAAGGCCTAAGGCAAGGCAACAATCAGAAACTGTTTCTCctcaaagaaaatgcagttcCTGTCTTATCTGAATCATCAGCAAAGGTTTCTGATGTTTTACTGGGTGATTTTGATGCACTTTGTATTCATGGTTGTCACACAGTAGCAGAAAGAATTGTAACTAAATTTATAGACGATGCAGTTAAAGAATATaagaagattaaaagaaaacatggatCAAAAGCAGACAAGATACTTAATTTATCTTCAGAGACTTCTCCAAACACTCTGCCA TTCCTTACAAAAATCCTTGATGCTGCTGTTTTTGGAAGCTCTGAAGACTTTGTTCAGCCTAATTCTGACCAACACGTGCTGGGGAGACAAAGACAAAAGCAATATTTGTACAAATTAGATCAGTGGCACTCAGCTCCTTGGAAGAAAACTGTGGAAGTTCCTCTTGTGATACCACATTACAGTTCTTATGTTAAAAACTTGTCTGCATGTGCTGTAGAAGAATTATGGACCCCAGAAAACATAAATTCAAATTTCAAGACCATTGGTGTGCCAAAGTGCTTTGAATGGAATGATCTCCCAGGGAATGATGTGGAAGCAGAAAGCAAGAGGATGTATAACCAG GTCATATTTGATTTGACCCGTGAGTTGTGTGCAGAACATCAGGTGACTGCAAATCCAGGAATGTTTCCATGGATGAAAAGAAACGTGGGATCTTGCTGTTCCAGGTGTTTCTGCACAAGGACAGATGTCAGTGATGTCAAG gtGTTTATTCAGGgggaaattattaaaataatgaacCTGGAAAAGAATGActtagaaatgaaaagaaaaatcctaaaTATGACCAAGTATGGAAACCGTAAGAGAGACAGAGTGGACCTTATTCTG GTTCAGGAGCTCCATAAAGAAGAGTCTCAGTGGACTTACTATGGGGATGATGAGTTAACAGTGAAGATGAGGATGACTGAAGGCATATTTGATACCTTGATCCTTGATACAATCAGGGTTCTTAATAAGATTTATCTGAGAAGAGCCTCTGATTAA